From the Drosophila santomea strain STO CAGO 1482 unplaced genomic scaffold, Prin_Dsan_1.1 Segkk102_quiver_pilon_scaf, whole genome shotgun sequence genome, one window contains:
- the LOC120457496 gene encoding vacuolar protein sorting-associated protein 41 homolog isoform X2, translated as MDPESKAHIKRFVVGDDKLILYERNLLKKLKPFELCSVEGSVLSICWHGNFIAWASHIGVRVYDLNERCSLGLIKWEVPSQERLENFRCHLRWSNNNTLLIGWVDTIRVCVIRKRNSIEASTGNLPVNIVDPISTFQTTFYVCGLAPLSEKQLVVLGYRKEKCSSFKALRPVLCVIEYKMNNSEEICTDSLTLRGFEEYTVNDYSLGGLIEEKRFFIVAPKDIVVASLIETDDRIEWLVKHSKFEEAMELIAANGSNVTVLSVAKLYINHLLALKKYDDAAKLCLRMLGNDKVLWEEEVFKFVKCQQLRSVSAYLPTSNECKLDPHVYEMVLYEFLKFDVFGFLNIIKEWPSHLYDGLAVINAIHDNFRKQHANQLLESLALLYSYQGDFESALRMYLKLQNKDVFQLIRRYELYDVISKLIIPLIQLDRKCSFEILLDKNKIKTEIVVNQLEHNQEYLYWYLDSLLKKDPSNGFQKKLVFLYANFDRKKLLPFLVRSKDYDIQEALVICKQENFYPEVVYLLGRMGGVEAAEALNIIIHSIRDIEMAIEFCKEHDDNDLWNALINEFSRHPEIVTKVLDGIVDYVNPAVVVEKIKMGQNIPNLRPSLIKMLWHYNIHGEVLSSAQQIQLNDYFEIHSEIVTKQRRGHHVSYEQLCSICQRPVLMIGTHYNCIIRFECGHVYHKPCTQGKLQKNCTECYLWNLAVENFV; from the exons ATGGACCCAGAATCCAAAGCTCACATTAAGAGATTTGTTGTGG GCGACGACAAACTTATTTTGTACGAGCGTAACTTACTAAAGAAGCTTAAACCATTTGAACTGTGCTCAGTCGAAGGCAGTGTTTTGTCGATCTGCTGGCATGGCAACTTTATTGCCTGGGCGAGTCACATAGGTGTTCGAGTCTACGATTTAAACGAAAGATGCTCACTTGGATTAATAAAATGGGAGGTTCCTTCTCAGGAGAGATTAGAAAATTTTCGATGCCACCTTCGGTGGTCCAACAATAATACATTATTAATTGGCTGGGTAGACACTATTCGTGTTTGTGTGATTCGAAAAAGAAATTCAATCGAAGCTTCAACTGGCAATCTGCCGGTCAACATTGTGGATCCAA TCTCGACATTTCAAACAACTTTCTACGTATGTGGGCTTGCTCCATTATCTGAAAAGCAATTGGTGGTGCTTGGCTATCGCAAAGAAAAATGCTCTTCTTTTAAGGCCCTACGACCTGTATTATGCGTTATTGAATACAAAATGAATAACAGCGAGGAAATCTGCACAGATAGTTTAACTCTACGTGGCTTTGAGGAGTACACCGTTAATGACTATAGTTTGGGTGGCCTTATCGAGGAGAAACGCTTTTTTATTGTGGCACCAAAGGATATCGTGGTAGCTAGTCTTATTGAAACAGATGATCGTATAGAATGGTTGGTTAAACATAG TAAATTTGAGGAGGCAATGGAACTTATAGCTGCGAATGGAAGTAACGTGACCGTACTGTCTGTTGCCAA ACTTTATATTAACCATTTACTGGCGCTTAAGAAGTATGATGATGCGGCAAAACTTTGCCTCCGTATGCTAGGCAATGACAAAGTCCTTTGGGAAGAAGAAGTTTTTAAGTTTGTGAAGTGTCAGCAGCTACGCTCAGTTAGCGCTTATTTACCGACATCCAACGAATGCAAACTCGATCCCCATGTGTACGAAATGGTTTTATACGAGTTTCTAAAATTTGATGTATTTGGTTTCCTAAATATCATCAAGGAATGGCCATCTCATCTTTATGACGGTCTGGCTGTTATTAACGCTATTCATGATAACTTTCGTAAGCAACATGCTAATCAGTTGCTGGAATCATTGGCTCTTTTATATTCCTATCAGGGTGATTTCGAAAGTGCCCTCCGCATGTATTTAAA GTTGCAGAACAAGGATGTCTTTCAATTAATTCGTCGGTATGAACTTTACGATGTCATTTCAAAATTGATTATTCCACTTATTCAATTGGATCGTAAATGCTCCTTTGAAATACTACTAGAcaagaataaaataaagactgaAATAGTTGTAAATCAGCTGGAGCACAACCAAGAATACCTATATTGG taCTTGGATTCTTTACTTAAAAAGGATCCCAGTAATGGGTTTCAAAAAAAACTTGTATTcttatatgcaaatttcgaTCGTAAGAAACTTTTGCCCTTTCTTGTGCGTTCAAAGGACTATGATATTCAGGAGGCGTTGGTTATATGCAAGCAGGAAAACTTTTATCCAGAAGTGGTCTACCTACTCGGACGTATGGGGGGCGTAGAAGCGGCCGAAGCACTAAACATAATTATTCACAGC ATCAGAGACATAGAAATGGCCATCGAGTTTTGCAAGGAGCATGATGACAACGATCTTTGGAATGCACTTATAAATGAATTTAGCAGGCACCCTGAAATTGTGACCAAAGTTTTGGACGGCATAGTTG ACTACGTGAACCCTGCGGTGGTtgtggaaaaaataaaaatgggtCAGAACATTCCAAATCTGCGGCCATCACTTATTAAAATGCTGTGGCACTACAATATTCATGGTGAAGTTTTATCCTCCGCCCAACAAATTCAACTGAATGATTACTTTGAAATTCACTCGGAGATAGTCACCAAGCAAAGACGTGGTCACCATGTTTCCTACGAACAACTATGCTCAATTTGTCAACGTCCAGTACTAATGATAGGTACACACTATAATTGTATAATAAGGTTTGAGTGCGGTCATGTATACCATAAACCGTGCACACAAggtaaattacaa
- the LOC120457496 gene encoding vacuolar protein sorting-associated protein 41 homolog isoform X3: protein MAKSLPSISCVSGTDSINDEDVEPKFKYQRLANDLKNILNADVISCSAVHLKFLIFGTFRGRVYIFDHQGNSVYSNLSISERHTHQVAVNNINVDHKGEYVATCSDDGKVNITGLFSCENNHSLNFGKCIKVVSMDPESKAHIKRFVVGDDKLILYERNLLKKLKPFELCSVEGSVLSICWHGNFIAWASHIGVRVYDLNERCSLGLIKWEVPSQERLENFRCHLRWSNNNTLLIGWVDTIRVCVIRKRNSIEASTGNLPVNIVDPISTFQTTFYVCGLAPLSEKQLVVLGYRKEKCSSFKALRPVLCVIEYKMNNSEEICTDSLTLRGFEEYTVNDYSLGGLIEEKRFFIVAPKDIVVASLIETDDRIEWLVKHSKFEEAMELIAANGSNVTVLSVAKLYINHLLALKKYDDAAKLCLRMLGNDKVLWEEEVFKFVKCQQLRSVSAYLPTSNECKLDPHVYEMVLYEFLKFDVFGFLNIIKEWPSHLYDGLAVINAIHDNFRKQHANQLLESLALLYSYQGDFESALRMYLKTRMSFN, encoded by the exons ATGGCTAAATCTTTGCCGTCCATTAGTTGT gTCTCTGGGACAGATAGCATAAATGATGAAGATGTGGAGCCCAAATTTAAGTACCAACGTCTCGCAAACGATTTAAAAAACATCCTCAATGCTGATGTCATATCTTGTAGCGCTGTACACCTAAAG TTTCTTATTTTTGGAACTTTTCGAGGACGTGTTTATATATTTGACCATCAAGGAAACTCTGTCTACTCAAATCTAAGCATTAGTGAACGTCACACTCATCAAGTGGCAGTAAACAATATTAATGTAGATCATAAAGGCGAGTATGTGGCCACATGCTCCGACGACGGAAAA GTCAACATAACGGGGTTGTTTAGCTGTGAAAACAATCACAGTCTTAACTTCGGAAAATGTATAAAGGTCGTATCAATGGACCCAGAATCCAAAGCTCACATTAAGAGATTTGTTGTGG GCGACGACAAACTTATTTTGTACGAGCGTAACTTACTAAAGAAGCTTAAACCATTTGAACTGTGCTCAGTCGAAGGCAGTGTTTTGTCGATCTGCTGGCATGGCAACTTTATTGCCTGGGCGAGTCACATAGGTGTTCGAGTCTACGATTTAAACGAAAGATGCTCACTTGGATTAATAAAATGGGAGGTTCCTTCTCAGGAGAGATTAGAAAATTTTCGATGCCACCTTCGGTGGTCCAACAATAATACATTATTAATTGGCTGGGTAGACACTATTCGTGTTTGTGTGATTCGAAAAAGAAATTCAATCGAAGCTTCAACTGGCAATCTGCCGGTCAACATTGTGGATCCAA TCTCGACATTTCAAACAACTTTCTACGTATGTGGGCTTGCTCCATTATCTGAAAAGCAATTGGTGGTGCTTGGCTATCGCAAAGAAAAATGCTCTTCTTTTAAGGCCCTACGACCTGTATTATGCGTTATTGAATACAAAATGAATAACAGCGAGGAAATCTGCACAGATAGTTTAACTCTACGTGGCTTTGAGGAGTACACCGTTAATGACTATAGTTTGGGTGGCCTTATCGAGGAGAAACGCTTTTTTATTGTGGCACCAAAGGATATCGTGGTAGCTAGTCTTATTGAAACAGATGATCGTATAGAATGGTTGGTTAAACATAG TAAATTTGAGGAGGCAATGGAACTTATAGCTGCGAATGGAAGTAACGTGACCGTACTGTCTGTTGCCAA ACTTTATATTAACCATTTACTGGCGCTTAAGAAGTATGATGATGCGGCAAAACTTTGCCTCCGTATGCTAGGCAATGACAAAGTCCTTTGGGAAGAAGAAGTTTTTAAGTTTGTGAAGTGTCAGCAGCTACGCTCAGTTAGCGCTTATTTACCGACATCCAACGAATGCAAACTCGATCCCCATGTGTACGAAATGGTTTTATACGAGTTTCTAAAATTTGATGTATTTGGTTTCCTAAATATCATCAAGGAATGGCCATCTCATCTTTATGACGGTCTGGCTGTTATTAACGCTATTCATGATAACTTTCGTAAGCAACATGCTAATCAGTTGCTGGAATCATTGGCTCTTTTATATTCCTATCAGGGTGATTTCGAAAGTGCCCTCCGCATGTATTTAAA AACAAGGATGTCTTTCAATTAA
- the LOC120457496 gene encoding vacuolar protein sorting-associated protein 41 homolog isoform X1: MAKSLPSISCVSGTDSINDEDVEPKFKYQRLANDLKNILNADVISCSAVHLKFLIFGTFRGRVYIFDHQGNSVYSNLSISERHTHQVAVNNINVDHKGEYVATCSDDGKVNITGLFSCENNHSLNFGKCIKVVSMDPESKAHIKRFVVGDDKLILYERNLLKKLKPFELCSVEGSVLSICWHGNFIAWASHIGVRVYDLNERCSLGLIKWEVPSQERLENFRCHLRWSNNNTLLIGWVDTIRVCVIRKRNSIEASTGNLPVNIVDPISTFQTTFYVCGLAPLSEKQLVVLGYRKEKCSSFKALRPVLCVIEYKMNNSEEICTDSLTLRGFEEYTVNDYSLGGLIEEKRFFIVAPKDIVVASLIETDDRIEWLVKHSKFEEAMELIAANGSNVTVLSVAKLYINHLLALKKYDDAAKLCLRMLGNDKVLWEEEVFKFVKCQQLRSVSAYLPTSNECKLDPHVYEMVLYEFLKFDVFGFLNIIKEWPSHLYDGLAVINAIHDNFRKQHANQLLESLALLYSYQGDFESALRMYLKLQNKDVFQLIRRYELYDVISKLIIPLIQLDRKCSFEILLDKNKIKTEIVVNQLEHNQEYLYWYLDSLLKKDPSNGFQKKLVFLYANFDRKKLLPFLVRSKDYDIQEALVICKQENFYPEVVYLLGRMGGVEAAEALNIIIHSIRDIEMAIEFCKEHDDNDLWNALINEFSRHPEIVTKVLDGIVDYVNPAVVVEKIKMGQNIPNLRPSLIKMLWHYNIHGEVLSSAQQIQLNDYFEIHSEIVTKQRRGHHVSYEQLCSICQRPVLMIGTHYNCIIRFECGHVYHKPCTQGKLQKNCTECYLWNLAVENFV, from the exons ATGGCTAAATCTTTGCCGTCCATTAGTTGT gTCTCTGGGACAGATAGCATAAATGATGAAGATGTGGAGCCCAAATTTAAGTACCAACGTCTCGCAAACGATTTAAAAAACATCCTCAATGCTGATGTCATATCTTGTAGCGCTGTACACCTAAAG TTTCTTATTTTTGGAACTTTTCGAGGACGTGTTTATATATTTGACCATCAAGGAAACTCTGTCTACTCAAATCTAAGCATTAGTGAACGTCACACTCATCAAGTGGCAGTAAACAATATTAATGTAGATCATAAAGGCGAGTATGTGGCCACATGCTCCGACGACGGAAAA GTCAACATAACGGGGTTGTTTAGCTGTGAAAACAATCACAGTCTTAACTTCGGAAAATGTATAAAGGTCGTATCAATGGACCCAGAATCCAAAGCTCACATTAAGAGATTTGTTGTGG GCGACGACAAACTTATTTTGTACGAGCGTAACTTACTAAAGAAGCTTAAACCATTTGAACTGTGCTCAGTCGAAGGCAGTGTTTTGTCGATCTGCTGGCATGGCAACTTTATTGCCTGGGCGAGTCACATAGGTGTTCGAGTCTACGATTTAAACGAAAGATGCTCACTTGGATTAATAAAATGGGAGGTTCCTTCTCAGGAGAGATTAGAAAATTTTCGATGCCACCTTCGGTGGTCCAACAATAATACATTATTAATTGGCTGGGTAGACACTATTCGTGTTTGTGTGATTCGAAAAAGAAATTCAATCGAAGCTTCAACTGGCAATCTGCCGGTCAACATTGTGGATCCAA TCTCGACATTTCAAACAACTTTCTACGTATGTGGGCTTGCTCCATTATCTGAAAAGCAATTGGTGGTGCTTGGCTATCGCAAAGAAAAATGCTCTTCTTTTAAGGCCCTACGACCTGTATTATGCGTTATTGAATACAAAATGAATAACAGCGAGGAAATCTGCACAGATAGTTTAACTCTACGTGGCTTTGAGGAGTACACCGTTAATGACTATAGTTTGGGTGGCCTTATCGAGGAGAAACGCTTTTTTATTGTGGCACCAAAGGATATCGTGGTAGCTAGTCTTATTGAAACAGATGATCGTATAGAATGGTTGGTTAAACATAG TAAATTTGAGGAGGCAATGGAACTTATAGCTGCGAATGGAAGTAACGTGACCGTACTGTCTGTTGCCAA ACTTTATATTAACCATTTACTGGCGCTTAAGAAGTATGATGATGCGGCAAAACTTTGCCTCCGTATGCTAGGCAATGACAAAGTCCTTTGGGAAGAAGAAGTTTTTAAGTTTGTGAAGTGTCAGCAGCTACGCTCAGTTAGCGCTTATTTACCGACATCCAACGAATGCAAACTCGATCCCCATGTGTACGAAATGGTTTTATACGAGTTTCTAAAATTTGATGTATTTGGTTTCCTAAATATCATCAAGGAATGGCCATCTCATCTTTATGACGGTCTGGCTGTTATTAACGCTATTCATGATAACTTTCGTAAGCAACATGCTAATCAGTTGCTGGAATCATTGGCTCTTTTATATTCCTATCAGGGTGATTTCGAAAGTGCCCTCCGCATGTATTTAAA GTTGCAGAACAAGGATGTCTTTCAATTAATTCGTCGGTATGAACTTTACGATGTCATTTCAAAATTGATTATTCCACTTATTCAATTGGATCGTAAATGCTCCTTTGAAATACTACTAGAcaagaataaaataaagactgaAATAGTTGTAAATCAGCTGGAGCACAACCAAGAATACCTATATTGG taCTTGGATTCTTTACTTAAAAAGGATCCCAGTAATGGGTTTCAAAAAAAACTTGTATTcttatatgcaaatttcgaTCGTAAGAAACTTTTGCCCTTTCTTGTGCGTTCAAAGGACTATGATATTCAGGAGGCGTTGGTTATATGCAAGCAGGAAAACTTTTATCCAGAAGTGGTCTACCTACTCGGACGTATGGGGGGCGTAGAAGCGGCCGAAGCACTAAACATAATTATTCACAGC ATCAGAGACATAGAAATGGCCATCGAGTTTTGCAAGGAGCATGATGACAACGATCTTTGGAATGCACTTATAAATGAATTTAGCAGGCACCCTGAAATTGTGACCAAAGTTTTGGACGGCATAGTTG ACTACGTGAACCCTGCGGTGGTtgtggaaaaaataaaaatgggtCAGAACATTCCAAATCTGCGGCCATCACTTATTAAAATGCTGTGGCACTACAATATTCATGGTGAAGTTTTATCCTCCGCCCAACAAATTCAACTGAATGATTACTTTGAAATTCACTCGGAGATAGTCACCAAGCAAAGACGTGGTCACCATGTTTCCTACGAACAACTATGCTCAATTTGTCAACGTCCAGTACTAATGATAGGTACACACTATAATTGTATAATAAGGTTTGAGTGCGGTCATGTATACCATAAACCGTGCACACAAggtaaattacaa